Proteins encoded together in one Triticum dicoccoides isolate Atlit2015 ecotype Zavitan chromosome 7B, WEW_v2.0, whole genome shotgun sequence window:
- the LOC119337399 gene encoding rhamnogalacturonan I rhamnosyltransferase 1-like, whose translation MAWKAAMGGKAAGIGGEKLKCPPSSAARSRMKLWMVRATTTVLLWTCVMQLTAVGETWGPRVLKGWPSCLTPPEEAAAVRPAVVERAALLPPKRIYRNNGYLMVSCNGGLNQMRAAICDMVVIARYLNVTLVVPELDKTSFWNDPSEFQDIFDVEHFITSLRDEVRILRELPPRVKRRVELGMFHSMPPISWSDISYYHNQILPLIRKHKVLHLNRTDARLANNGLPMEIQKLRCRVNYASLRFTAEIEDLGKRVIRILRQNGPFLVLHLRYEMDMLAFSGCTQGCSNEEAEELARMRYAYPWWKEKIIDSDLKRKDGLCPLTPEETALVLRALDIDRSMQIYIAAGEIYGGKRRMAALTSAYPNVVRKETLLEPSDLMFFQNHSSQMAALDYMVSLESDIFVPTYDGNMAKVVEGHRRFMGFKKTILLDRKLIVDLADQYNNGSLRWDEFSLLIKAAHAGRMGSASKRTVIPDRPKEEDYFYANPQECLQGPDRLRTS comes from the exons ATGGCGTGGAAGGCGGCCATGGGGGGTAAGGCGGCCGGCATCGGAGGCGAGAAGCTCAAGTGCCCGCCGTCGTCCGCCGCAAGGTCGCGGATGAAGCTCTGGATGGTGCGCGCCACCACCACCGTCCTGCTCTGGACCTGCGTCATGCAGCTCACCGCCGTCGGCGAGACGTGGGGCCCGCGGGTGCTCAAGGGATGGCCCTCCTGCCTCACGCCCCCCGAGGAGGCCGCCGCCGTGCGCCCGGCCGTCGTCGAGAGGGCCGCGTTGCTGCCGCCCAAAA GAATTTACAGGAACAATGGTTATTTGATGGTCTCATGCAATGGTGGTCTTAACCAAATGCGAGCTGCT ATATGTGATATGGTTGTAATAGCAAGATATTTGAATGTCACTTTGGTTGTGCCAGAGTTGGACAAGACTTCTTTTTGGAATGACCCGAG TGAGTTTCAAGATATATTTGACGTCGAACACTTTATAACCTCCTTACGCGACGAAGTTCGCATACTGAGGGAACTGCCTCCAAGGGTAAAGCGAAGAGTTGAACTTGGTATGTTCCACTCAATGCCACCTATCAGTTGGTCTGATATCTCCTATTACCATAATCAG ATTCTTCCATTGATTCGAAAACACAAGGTTCTGCATTTGAATAGAACTGACGCTAGGCTAGCAAACAATGGTTTACCTATGGAGATTCAAAAACTGAGATGCAGAGTAAATTATGCCTCTCTGAGATTTACCGCTGAAATTGAAGATTTGGGCAAGCGTGTAATTAGAATACTTCGCCAAAATGGTCCTTTCTTGGTTCTTCATTTACGTTACGAAATGGATATGCTGGCTTTCTCTGGCTGTACTCAAGGTTGCAGTAACGAAGAGGCAGAAGAGCTCGCAAGAATGAG GTATGCTTATCCGTGGTGGAAAGAGAAAATCATCGACTCGGACTTGAAAAGAAAAGATGGCCTTTGCCCATTGACGCCAGAGGAGACTGCTCTTGTCCTCAGAGCATTGGACATTGATAGAAGTATGCAAATATACATCGCAGCTGGGGAAATATATGGTGGAAAACGCAGGATGGCAGCTCTCACTTCAGCTTATCCGAATGTG GTGAGGAAAGAGACACTTCTGGAACCTTCTGATCTAATGTTCTTCCAGAACCATTCGTCCCAAATGGCTGCACTGGATTACATGGTTTCTCTAGAAAGTGATATATTTGTTCCAACATATGATGGCAATATGGCTAAAGTTGTTGAGGGTCATCGCAG GTTCATGGGTTTCAAGAAGACGATCTTGTTAGATCGAAAACTCATCGTCGACCTAGCAGATCAGTACAACAACGGTTCGTTGCGATGGGATGAGTTCTCTTTGTTGATCAAGGCTGCCCACGCAGGGCGGATGGGATCAGCCTCGAAGCGGACAGTGATTCCCGACAGACCCAAGGAGGAGGACTACTTCTATGCAAACCCCCAGGAGTGCCTGCAAGGCCCCGACCGCCTACGCACATCATGA